From Methylocystis sp. ATCC 49242, one genomic window encodes:
- a CDS encoding protein meaA — protein sequence MIEKTAPRRDKPWMFRTYAGHSTAAASNRLYRSNLAKGQTGLSIAFDLPTQTGYDSDHILSRGEVGKVGVPVSHLGDMRTLFEGIPLGEMNTSMTINATAVWLMALYIATAEEQGAPRSKLQGTTQNDIIKEYLSRGSYVFPPAQSLRLTQDLILFTTKECPKFNPMNVCSYHLQEAGATPSQELAYALATAVAILDGVKAAGLSDEEFAQVVGRISFFVNAGMRFVTELCKMRAFVELWDEITRDRYGVKDEKLRRFRYGVQVNSLGLTEQQPENNVYRILIEMLAVVLSKNARARAVQLPAWNEALGLPRPFDQQWSLRMQQIMAYETDLLEYGDIFDGNPEIARKVAELKAEAMAELRKIDELGGAAAAVEIGYMKSKLVESNTARLEAIEAGEQTVVGVNKFTSTEPSPLASGSDAIMVVPEGVEADQITRLKAWRDSRDNKAAQAAIEELARAAKEGRNMVEPSIAAAKAGVTTGEWGSVLRGVFGEYRAPTGVSSTARQVGGQLDKVRGEVERVSQKIGKRAKFLVGKPGLDGHSNGAEQIAVRARDAGFDVIYAGIRSTPAELVETAKKEGVHCIGLSILSGSHVTLAHEVMRLMKEEGVAAPLVVGGIIPPDDEKLLLESGVAAVYTPKNYDLNVIMTDLAQIIERSVV from the coding sequence ATGATCGAGAAGACCGCCCCGCGCCGCGACAAGCCCTGGATGTTTCGAACCTACGCCGGTCACTCGACGGCGGCGGCTTCGAACCGTCTTTACCGCTCCAACCTCGCGAAGGGACAGACGGGCCTCTCCATCGCCTTCGACCTGCCCACCCAGACCGGCTACGACAGCGACCATATCCTGTCGCGCGGCGAAGTCGGCAAGGTTGGCGTTCCGGTCTCGCATCTGGGCGACATGCGCACTCTTTTCGAGGGCATTCCGCTCGGCGAGATGAACACCTCCATGACCATCAACGCCACCGCCGTGTGGCTGATGGCGCTCTATATCGCGACCGCGGAAGAGCAGGGCGCGCCGCGCTCGAAGCTGCAGGGCACGACCCAGAACGACATCATCAAGGAATATCTCTCGCGCGGCTCCTACGTCTTTCCGCCCGCGCAGTCGCTGCGGCTCACGCAGGACCTCATTCTCTTCACCACGAAGGAATGCCCGAAATTCAATCCGATGAACGTCTGCTCCTACCATCTGCAGGAAGCCGGCGCGACGCCGTCGCAGGAGCTGGCCTATGCGCTGGCGACGGCGGTGGCCATTCTCGACGGCGTGAAGGCGGCGGGGTTGTCGGACGAGGAGTTCGCGCAGGTCGTGGGGCGCATCTCCTTCTTCGTCAACGCGGGCATGCGCTTCGTCACCGAGCTGTGCAAGATGCGCGCCTTCGTCGAGCTGTGGGACGAGATCACCCGCGACCGCTACGGCGTGAAGGACGAGAAGCTGCGCCGTTTCCGCTACGGCGTGCAGGTCAATTCGCTGGGCCTCACAGAGCAGCAGCCCGAGAACAACGTCTACCGTATTCTTATCGAGATGCTCGCGGTGGTCCTATCCAAGAACGCCCGCGCCCGCGCCGTGCAGTTGCCCGCCTGGAACGAGGCGCTGGGCCTGCCGCGTCCCTTCGATCAGCAATGGTCGCTGCGCATGCAGCAGATCATGGCCTATGAGACGGATCTCCTTGAATATGGCGACATTTTCGACGGCAATCCGGAGATCGCCCGCAAGGTCGCGGAGCTGAAGGCCGAGGCGATGGCCGAGCTGAGGAAGATCGACGAACTCGGCGGCGCCGCCGCCGCGGTCGAGATCGGCTACATGAAGTCGAAGCTCGTCGAGTCCAACACCGCGCGCCTCGAGGCGATCGAGGCCGGCGAACAGACTGTCGTCGGCGTCAACAAATTCACCTCGACCGAGCCCTCGCCGCTCGCCTCGGGCAGCGACGCCATCATGGTCGTGCCGGAGGGCGTCGAGGCCGACCAGATCACCCGCCTGAAGGCCTGGCGCGACAGCCGCGACAACAAGGCCGCGCAGGCCGCGATCGAGGAGCTCGCCCGCGCCGCCAAGGAAGGCCGCAACATGGTCGAGCCCTCCATCGCGGCGGCGAAAGCCGGCGTTACGACGGGCGAGTGGGGCAGTGTGCTTCGCGGGGTTTTCGGGGAATACCGCGCGCCGACGGGCGTTTCCTCCACGGCGCGCCAGGTCGGTGGCCAGCTCGACAAGGTGCGCGGCGAAGTCGAGCGCGTGTCTCAGAAGATCGGCAAGCGCGCCAAGTTCCTCGTCGGCAAGCCGGGCCTCGACGGCCACTCCAACGGCGCCGAGCAGATCGCCGTGCGCGCGCGGGACGCGGGCTTCGACGTCATCTACGCCGGCATCCGCTCGACGCCTGCCGAACTCGTCGAAACCGCGAAGAAGGAGGGCGTCCACTGCATCGGCCTCTCCATCCTCTCCGGCTCGCATGTGACGCTCGCGCATGAAGTCATGCGGCTGATGAAGGAGGAGGGCGTCGCGGCGCCGCTCGTCGTCGGCGGCATCATTCCGCCGGACGATGAGAAGCTTCTCCTCGAATCGGGGGTCGCGGCGGTCTATACGCCGAAGAATTACGACCTCAACGTGATCATGACGGACCTGGCGCAGATCATCGAGCGCAGCGTCGTCTGA
- a CDS encoding undecaprenyl-diphosphate phosphatase encodes MATACTNGLDTGFVDLGYIKVAALGVVQGITELLPISSTAHMRIVPALLGWKDPGSAFSAAMQLAALAAVVSYFWSDIRTLAVGSIQAIRRRDFNDWTFRFVMWIGFATVPIGVAGILLSHTLNTCGSPLRSLPVIGISCIVMAALLAIAELYCNHKRTLDHVSLKDAMIVGFAQVGALIPGVSRSGSTLTAALFLDLKREEAARFSFLLGLPAIALAGLKELWELHKAHLDFHGWSVLTLGLFVASISAFVAIWGLLRILERFSAWPFVAYRGFIGVVLLVGFYAGFLA; translated from the coding sequence ATGGCGACGGCTTGCACCAATGGTCTCGACACCGGTTTCGTCGACCTCGGCTATATAAAAGTGGCGGCGCTCGGCGTCGTGCAGGGCATCACCGAGCTCCTGCCGATTTCCTCGACCGCGCATATGCGCATCGTCCCGGCGCTGCTCGGCTGGAAGGACCCGGGCTCGGCGTTTTCGGCCGCCATGCAGCTCGCCGCGCTCGCGGCGGTCGTCAGCTATTTCTGGAGCGACATCCGCACCCTCGCGGTCGGCTCCATACAGGCGATCCGGCGGCGGGACTTCAACGACTGGACCTTCCGCTTCGTGATGTGGATCGGCTTTGCGACCGTGCCGATCGGCGTTGCGGGCATTCTCCTCTCGCATACGCTGAACACCTGCGGTTCGCCGCTGCGCTCCCTGCCGGTCATCGGCATTTCCTGCATCGTCATGGCGGCGCTGCTCGCGATCGCGGAGCTCTACTGCAACCACAAGCGCACGCTCGACCATGTGAGCCTCAAGGACGCGATGATCGTCGGCTTCGCGCAGGTCGGCGCGCTGATCCCGGGCGTCTCCCGCTCCGGCTCGACGCTCACCGCCGCGCTGTTCCTCGACCTCAAGCGCGAGGAGGCGGCGCGCTTTTCCTTCTTGCTCGGCCTGCCGGCCATCGCGCTCGCGGGCCTCAAGGAGCTCTGGGAGCTTCACAAGGCGCATCTCGACTTCCACGGCTGGTCGGTGCTGACGCTTGGCCTTTTCGTCGCGTCGATCTCGGCCTTTGTCGCGATCTGGGGCCTGCTCCGCATTCTGGAGCGCTTCTCGGCATGGCCCTTCGTCGCCTATCGCGGATTCATCGGCGTCGTGCTGCTCGTGGGCTTTTACGCCGGATTCCTCGCCTGA
- a CDS encoding OFA family MFS transporter, which yields MDMAVSQQPHFLSRERTIASPTFNRWLVPPAALAIHLCIGMAYGFSVFWLPLSRVVGGAAPKECPADLGFLPTIVATDCDWKISWLGWTFTLFFVLLGSSAAIFGHWLETAGPRKAGLAAAFCWCGGLLISALGVHLHQIWMLWLGSGVIGGVGLGLGYISPVSTLIKWFPDRRGLATGLAIMGFGGGAMIGAPLADKLMGFFATPISPGVWQTFVALAGVYFIFMVAGALGYRVPPDGWTPEGWTPPSPAANAMVTHRHVHLDTAWKTPQFWLLWGVLCLNVSAGIGVLGMASPMLQEVFGGRLIGLDVGFDELNADQKKQIAAIAAGFTGLLSLCNIGGRIGWASASDVLGRKGAYAIFFIVGFLLYAAVPFAAKGGAVALFVLLFAVIITMYGGGFSTIPAYLADVFGTHHVGAIHGRLLTAWSTAGVLGPVLVNYIREFQLATGAPRGAAYNQTMYVLAGLLLVGLACNLLVRPVAEKYYMTDEEVAAEKKITVAQVREQDDDIHADFEDFVEEALEPEAIAAAAPTSPQKGAAGGFSALLIFAWAAVGIPLAWGVSMTAIKALALFR from the coding sequence ATGGATATGGCCGTTTCGCAGCAACCGCATTTTCTGAGCCGCGAACGGACCATCGCCTCGCCGACCTTCAATCGCTGGCTCGTGCCCCCGGCCGCGCTGGCGATCCATCTGTGCATCGGCATGGCCTATGGATTCAGCGTCTTCTGGTTGCCGCTGTCCCGCGTCGTCGGCGGCGCCGCGCCGAAGGAATGCCCCGCTGACCTCGGCTTCTTGCCGACCATCGTCGCGACGGATTGCGACTGGAAAATCAGCTGGCTGGGCTGGACCTTCACGCTGTTTTTCGTGCTGCTCGGCTCATCGGCCGCCATCTTCGGCCACTGGCTGGAGACGGCGGGGCCGCGCAAGGCGGGTCTTGCCGCCGCCTTCTGCTGGTGCGGCGGGTTGCTGATCTCCGCGCTCGGCGTCCACCTGCATCAGATCTGGATGCTGTGGCTCGGATCCGGCGTCATCGGCGGGGTCGGACTCGGGCTTGGCTACATCTCGCCCGTCTCGACGCTCATCAAATGGTTTCCCGACCGGCGCGGCCTCGCGACGGGACTCGCCATCATGGGCTTTGGCGGCGGCGCCATGATCGGCGCGCCGCTCGCCGACAAACTGATGGGTTTTTTCGCGACGCCGATCTCTCCCGGCGTCTGGCAGACCTTCGTGGCGCTGGCCGGCGTTTATTTCATCTTCATGGTCGCCGGCGCTCTCGGTTATCGCGTGCCGCCCGACGGCTGGACGCCGGAAGGCTGGACGCCGCCGTCGCCCGCCGCCAACGCCATGGTGACGCATCGCCATGTGCATCTCGACACGGCCTGGAAGACTCCGCAGTTCTGGCTCCTTTGGGGCGTGCTCTGCCTCAATGTCTCGGCCGGCATCGGCGTGCTCGGCATGGCGTCTCCAATGCTTCAGGAAGTCTTCGGCGGCCGTCTCATCGGCCTCGACGTCGGTTTCGACGAACTGAACGCTGACCAGAAGAAGCAGATCGCCGCCATTGCGGCCGGCTTCACCGGCCTCCTGAGCCTTTGCAACATCGGCGGGCGCATCGGCTGGGCTTCGGCCTCGGATGTCCTCGGGCGCAAGGGCGCCTATGCGATCTTCTTCATCGTCGGCTTCCTGCTCTACGCCGCCGTTCCCTTCGCGGCGAAGGGCGGCGCCGTCGCCCTTTTCGTGCTGCTCTTCGCGGTCATCATCACCATGTATGGCGGCGGTTTCTCGACGATTCCCGCCTATCTCGCGGATGTGTTCGGCACGCATCATGTTGGCGCGATCCATGGGCGCCTGCTGACCGCCTGGTCGACGGCGGGCGTGCTTGGGCCGGTGCTGGTCAATTACATCCGCGAATTTCAGCTCGCGACGGGCGCGCCGCGCGGCGCCGCTTATAACCAGACCATGTATGTGCTCGCGGGCCTGCTGCTCGTCGGTCTCGCCTGCAATCTCCTCGTCCGCCCGGTCGCGGAGAAATATTACATGACCGATGAGGAAGTGGCGGCGGAGAAGAAGATCACCGTCGCGCAGGTGCGCGAGCAGGACGACGACATCCACGCGGATTTCGAGGATTTTGTCGAGGAGGCGCTCGAGCCTGAGGCGATCGCCGCGGCCGCGCCGACGTCGCCGCAGAAGGGCGCGGCGGGCGGGTTCTCGGCGTTGCTGATCTTCGCCTGGGCCGCAGTGGGAATTCCGCTCGCCTGGGGCGTGTCGATGACGGCGATCAAGGCGCTGGCGCTGTTCAGGTGA